The nucleotide window TGGCGATAACTACTTAGAAGGTGGGAATGGCAAAGATACCCTGATCGGTGGGTTTGGAAATGACATCCTCATGGGTGGCAATGGAAAAGACTTGCTGATTGGCGGCGACGGTGACGATACCCTGTATGGTGGGTCGGGTAAAGATACCCTCGTCGGTGGGAAAGGTGCAGATGTCTTTGTCTTAGATGGTGATGTTCTCCTCGACGATATCGAAGAGGGTGACAGCGAAAGCAGCACAACTGCTCGCAAGAAAGGCAAAAAGCAAGACGTGATTTTGGACTTCAATGCCGAAGAAGGTGACGTCATCAAGTTTGCTGGTGCAACCTTCGGGATTAGCAATCTCTCTGATTTGTTTGATGCCACCAATACTACGGACGATTTAGGGATTTCTTCGTCTACCCTTGAGTCCGGACAGATTGTTTCCACGATTACCTTTAGTGCGGAATACTCCCTAACGGTGTTCTCTCAAGTTGAGATTACCGAAGAGAGCTTACTGCTGATGTAAGGTGAATCTGAACTGGAAGCAGCAGAATCCAGTAATCGATAAATAAGGCGATCGCACCCCTGTTACAGCGGGTGCGATTTCTTTTTGTACCCCCTGAAGTCCCTCAATCCTCCTTCCGTTAAAATTAAAACAATCCCACCGCCAACCTGGACAATATGCGCGAAAATCAACTCAAACGCAAACTCCAACAGGGTGAAACCGTTCTCGGCCCTTTTATCAACTGTCCCTATCCCGCCTTTATCGAAATTTGTGGTCATGCCGGATTTGACTTTGCCGTAATTGACCTCGAACATGGCCCTTTACATATCCTCGCTGCCGAAGACCTCTGTCGCGCTGCGGATTCAGTGGGACTTTCCCCGATCGTGCGAGTTTCCAAAAACGATGCTTCTCAAATTCAACGAGCCCTTGATATTGGCAGTGCCGGGGTCCAGGTCCCGCAAATCGAAACCCAAGCGGATGCTGCCACGGTCATTCAGAGTGCCAAATATAACCCCATCGGGACAAGAGGTCTCTCCTTCGGCACCCGCGCCGGTGCCTACACCTCCGCAGGCACAAACATCACCGATCGCCTCAATGCCGAATCCCTCGCGATCGTTCATGTCGAAGGTCAAATCGGCATCCAAAACTTAGCCGAAATTGTCACCGTTCCCCACATTGACGTAATTTTTCTCGGTCCTTATGACCTCTCCCAATCCCTCGGTATCCCCGGCCAAGTGGAGGACCCCCGAGTAGTCGCACTGATGAAAGATGCTGTAACAACCATTCGCAATGCAGGCAAAGCAGTCGGAACCTTTACCACCACCCCGGAAACCGCGAAACAGTGGATCGATGTCGGCGTGCAATATATAGGCTTAGGCATGGATGTTAGCATATTCTTCAAAGCCTGTCAGTCGTTGGTCAAAGCAGTGCGGAGTTAAACTAATTTTCTGTAAACAATTTAAAGTTTATCAGCAGTGGTGTGCTGATGTTGCAGGATGTAAGCATGGCACTATAATCAATAGTGTCTTTCTCTCAAATGGGACAATCGTCTCCCTTTCCTTTCTTGACTCTAACATCAGGAGTATAATCTATCATGTTATATGACATTCCCGGTCGGGCCGACTCCATCATCAGTAGCGACCTCCTCGAACAGTGGAATCAAACGATTCAAAACGCTTACGATCGCTTAGGTAACTGGAAAAATCGCTTTTTCACCCTCGACCCCAGTTCTCTCAAAAATCCAGTCCGCGCCCCGATTAAGTGGTTTGGCGACCCTGCCGAACCTGCATTCTGTCTGGATGAACCCACCGCGAAACAATTGTGCGACTGGGGCGTTCCAGGGCGTCATGTTTTGCACAATGAATACTGTGAATATCGGGTTATTGAGAAACCCGATACCACGGGAAAAATGCGCCCGAAACGAGTGGAAGTCACCACTGAACTGCGAGAATACTGGACTTGTATTGCTAAATTCGATCCCGTTGCAGTTCGGGCAATGGTGGAGAATGTCCTGGGATTTTTGCCCAGTTGGGAAGCTCTTTATGGCGTCAGCAACCCCTCGCTACTCAGTCCCCGTCAGCGAGAAATCGCCTTTTCTCGACTGGTTTCCGGTCATGGCAATAACGCGGAGTTAGTTGCTGCCGCGGTTCCTGAGCAACCAATTGGGGCATTAAATCAAGACAATGCGCTGTTTATGACCCATCCGATTAATGGATTGGATGATTTGCTATATATTGTGATGTTTGGAGCCGCCCCCTACGTTATTCGCACCGACACTGGGCTAAAATCTGCCGTGCGAGAACAAATTTTCCGGCAATACAATGTAGAAGGGTTGGCCTGTCGTCATGCAGATCCAGCAGCGGCAATGGGGGCGCAAGGGGCGGCGATGAATGGTCAGACGGTGGCATTTGACAATCCCCTGGGAATGTATATTTTGTCGTTTAATCATCCAGTATTCAGATATCAAGACCAAGCTGTTCCCGAGGAGTGGATTCGCTTCAGTCGAGGAGAAAAAGATATGTATCAACGTCTGGTATTTGGCCCGAGTGACGCTGATGAAGCCTTTTTAGATGATATTGTTGTGGAAGTTGGGTCAGATATTCAACCCCTGACGGGTGGGTTTCAAGTGCTACAACAGATTGAAATTGGACCAATTATTGTCGTGGGAGAACCTACTCCAGTGGCGGCAGATGAATATGTCATTCTGCGGACGAGTGCCGACCCCATTCGCTGTCGAGATGCGGGGATTTGCGATCGCATTTAT belongs to Laspinema palackyanum D2c and includes:
- a CDS encoding HpcH/HpaI aldolase family protein, which codes for MRENQLKRKLQQGETVLGPFINCPYPAFIEICGHAGFDFAVIDLEHGPLHILAAEDLCRAADSVGLSPIVRVSKNDASQIQRALDIGSAGVQVPQIETQADAATVIQSAKYNPIGTRGLSFGTRAGAYTSAGTNITDRLNAESLAIVHVEGQIGIQNLAEIVTVPHIDVIFLGPYDLSQSLGIPGQVEDPRVVALMKDAVTTIRNAGKAVGTFTTTPETAKQWIDVGVQYIGLGMDVSIFFKACQSLVKAVRS